TGCTGATACCGCTGGTGACGCTGTGGTTGTCGGTGCAGCACGAACTGCTGCATGGTCATCCCACCCGCTCACTGCTGCTGAACAAACTGCTCGGCTACGCACCGTTTGCCGTGTGGTATCCCTACACCCTGTACCGCGACAGCCATCTGCTGCACCACAACGACGAGGACCTGACCCTGCCGGGCATCGACCCGGAAAGCCGCTACCTCAACCAGCAGCAGTGGGACAGCAGTTCACTGTTCGAACGCGGCGTGCATTGGCTGACCAAGACCGTGCTCGGCCGCTTCTTGCTGGCGGCACCGTTGGCGATTGGTCGCTTGGCTCGCCATCAATTGCAGTGCCTGCCAACGGTATGGCCGATGTGGCTGGCCCACGGCGCCGTTACCGTCCTGATGCTGAGCTTCATCGCCCACTACAGCGCGCTGTCGGTGTGGCACTATCTTTGCTGGTCAGCGTGCCGGCTTTGTCCCTCGCGTCGATCCGTTCCTACTATGAACACCGCCCGCATCCGCAACCGGAGCAGCGCACCGTGCTCAACGAGGCCTCGTGGCCATGGACCTGGTTGTACCTCAACAACAACCTGCACCTGGTGCATCACGACTTGCCGAAACTGCCGTGGTATTTGTTGCCCACGGTCTACCGCGCCCGCCGCGAGCAATGGGTGGAACGCAGCGGCGGCTTCCTGGTGCACGGCTACGGCCAACTGATCAGCCGACACGGCCTCAAGGCCATCGACAGCCCCCGGCATCCTTTTGCGTGAGAGACGATCATGAGTGACCACTACGCCGAGCTGCTGATGTATGTGGCGCCCGAGCCCATTCAGCAGGCCAACCAGCAGTGGCTGGCGCGCATATTCGAACGCTTGGACCTAGACCGTCGCAACGCCGACCACCTCGACCTGCACGGCCTCTGGCTTGCGCCGGAACTGCTGGTCACCCAAACCTGCGGCTACCCGTTGATGACCCAACTGCGCGGCCAGGTCCGCGTCATTGGCCGCCCCCGTTATGAGTTGCCCCACAGCAGCCGTGGCGAGCATTGCAGCCTGCTGCTGACCCGCGACGACAACCCGCGCACCACCCTCGCGGCGTTCTACAACAGTCGTGGCGTGATCAACGGCCACGATTCCAACAGCGGCATGAACCTGTTGCGCGAACGCCTTGCCCCGCTGCAGCGCGACGGCCGCTTCTTTAGCAGCGTCGGCATCAGCGGCGCACACCGTGAGAGCCTGCGCTGGCTGCGGGAAAACCGTGCCGACCTCGCCGCCATCGACAGCGTGACCTACGACTATCTGGCGCGTTTTGCACCGGAAGAAGTGGCGGGGCTGCGCATTGTCATGCGCAGCGCGCCGAGCCCGACCTTGCCGTATATCGGTCCGCTGGGCCTGAGCGACGAACAGGTCACGCAGATTCGTCAGGCGATGAACCAGACGCTGCGCGACTTGCCGCAGGTGGTGGAAACACTCGGTGTACAGGAAGTGCTCCCGGCCAGTGAGGACGACTACCAAGTGCTGCTGGACTACCAAAAGCATGCCGCCAGCATCGGCTATCCGGTCCTTAAATAAGGTTATATAAAAATACCTTTTAAATATTATTAAAGAATAAGCAGCCTTGCTAGGATCGCCCCACCGGAACACCGGACATAACGCGCAACCTACCCAGATGGAGCCACTATGTCCGGCGCCGACACTTCTCACAGCGATTACGTGGGCGGATTATTCCGCAGTCATTACGACTGGCTGTGCAGCCGTTTGCACCGCCATCTGGATTCCCGTGCCCACGCCGAAGACATCGCCGCCGACACCTTCGTGCAGCTCCTGACGTCGCCGGGCCTGAGTGAGTCTGGAGAGCAGGCCATCCGCCAGCCCCGCGCCTTGCTGACCACCATCGCCCAGCGCTTGATGTATCAGCTCTGGCGTCGCCGTGACCTGGAGCGCGCCTACCTCGATGCCTTGGATAACGACGAGACCTGCACCGCGCCGTCCCCCGAAGAATTGGCGCAAATGCTCGAAGCCCTGCAAGCCATCGACCAGTTGCTGGACGGCTTGCCGGCCAAGGTCAAGGCAACGTTCCTGTTGTCCCAGCTCAATGGCCTGACCTACCCGGAAATCGCCGCCGAACTGGGCATCTCCCAGCGTTCGGTCAGTGACTACATGACCCGCGCCTTCAACCGTTGCCTGCGGCTGTGCCTGGAATGAGCGAAGAGCTGATCGACAGCGCCACCCGCTGGTATGTGCTGCTGCGGTCCGGCCAAGCCACGGCGGGCGACTGGCAACGCTACGAACAATGGCGCGCCGCCGACCCGCGCCACGATGCGCTGTGCCGACAGTTGGAAACCCGCCTCGGCGTGTTCCAGGTTCCCCAGGCGCAAGGGGTGAGCGGCAAGGTGTTGCAGCAGGCGCTGGAGGCGCCGTCCAGCCGTCGCCATGTGTTGCAGGTCGCATTGGCCGGTGCCGGCGTGGCGGTGGGTGCGGCGTTCCTGGGCAAGCCCATGGGGCTCACCGAACTCACGGCCGATATCCGCACTGGCACCGGCGAGCGTCGCACGGTGACGCTGGACGATGGCAGCGAGTTATTGCTGAACGCCCAGAGCGCGGCGGATATCCAGTTCAACCCGCAACGGCGCCTGGTGCGCCTGCGCGAAGGCGAGTTGCTGGCCAAGGTTGCCAGCGACCGCCGCCG
The Pseudomonas poae DNA segment above includes these coding regions:
- a CDS encoding phosphate ABC transporter substrate-binding protein, with protein sequence MSDHYAELLMYVAPEPIQQANQQWLARIFERLDLDRRNADHLDLHGLWLAPELLVTQTCGYPLMTQLRGQVRVIGRPRYELPHSSRGEHCSLLLTRDDNPRTTLAAFYNSRGVINGHDSNSGMNLLRERLAPLQRDGRFFSSVGISGAHRESLRWLRENRADLAAIDSVTYDYLARFAPEEVAGLRIVMRSAPSPTLPYIGPLGLSDEQVTQIRQAMNQTLRDLPQVVETLGVQEVLPASEDDYQVLLDYQKHAASIGYPVLK
- a CDS encoding sigma-70 family RNA polymerase sigma factor produces the protein MSGADTSHSDYVGGLFRSHYDWLCSRLHRHLDSRAHAEDIAADTFVQLLTSPGLSESGEQAIRQPRALLTTIAQRLMYQLWRRRDLERAYLDALDNDETCTAPSPEELAQMLEALQAIDQLLDGLPAKVKATFLLSQLNGLTYPEIAAELGISQRSVSDYMTRAFNRCLRLCLE